In Pseudomonas asiatica, the following are encoded in one genomic region:
- a CDS encoding MBL fold metallo-hydrolase RNA specificity domain-containing protein — translation MQLTFLGGTGTVTGSKFLLTHESSRVLIDCGLFQGYKQLRLRNWEPLSAALRALDAVVLTHAHLDHSGYLPVLAKEGYTGPIYATPATCALAEILLLDSARLQEEQAEHANRHGYSKHSPARPLYTEQDAKRALALLRPVELHHPTMIAPGMELLLRTAGHILGAATVQIKVDGQTLVFSGDLGRPQDPIMRAPELIRTADVLLVESTYGDRQHPSESTEQFLTQVINQTLLRHGITLVPSFAVGRAQLLMYYLYKLKRDGLIPDIPVYLNSPMATDATTLYQQFRSEHRLTLAECADMCRDTHIIRTVDESRHLDQLREPAVIIAASGMATGGRVLHHLKALAPNPRNSILFSGFQAGGTRGADIVAGARSVRLHGEDVPIRAQVHAMDNLSAHVDADEIMEWLRGFARPPRQTYVIHGEPHAADTLRRRISIELGWQVYVPEYHETVAIDPVR, via the coding sequence ATGCAACTGACATTCCTCGGTGGTACCGGGACCGTGACGGGCAGCAAGTTCCTATTGACCCACGAGAGCAGCCGCGTGCTGATCGACTGCGGGCTGTTCCAAGGCTACAAGCAACTGCGCCTGCGCAACTGGGAACCGCTATCGGCGGCGCTGCGCGCGCTCGATGCCGTGGTGCTGACCCACGCCCACCTCGACCACAGCGGTTATCTTCCGGTGCTCGCGAAGGAAGGCTATACCGGGCCGATCTACGCAACACCGGCCACCTGTGCCTTGGCCGAAATCCTGTTGCTCGACAGTGCCCGGCTGCAAGAAGAGCAGGCAGAGCATGCCAACCGGCACGGCTACTCGAAGCATTCGCCGGCACGCCCGCTTTACACCGAACAGGATGCAAAGCGTGCCTTGGCATTGTTGCGCCCTGTGGAGTTGCATCACCCGACCATGATTGCGCCAGGGATGGAGCTGCTGTTGCGCACGGCTGGGCACATACTCGGCGCGGCGACGGTACAGATCAAGGTCGACGGCCAGACCTTGGTCTTCTCTGGCGACCTGGGTCGGCCACAAGACCCGATCATGCGCGCGCCGGAACTGATCAGGACGGCAGACGTGCTGCTGGTGGAGTCCACCTATGGCGATCGCCAGCATCCAAGCGAATCGACCGAACAGTTTCTGACCCAGGTCATCAACCAGACCCTCCTGCGCCACGGCATCACCTTGGTGCCCTCATTCGCGGTTGGCCGGGCCCAGTTGCTGATGTATTACCTGTACAAGCTCAAGCGCGATGGCCTGATACCCGACATTCCGGTCTACCTCAACAGCCCGATGGCCACAGACGCAACCACCCTTTACCAGCAGTTCCGGAGCGAGCATCGCCTGACGTTGGCGGAATGCGCCGACATGTGCAGGGACACGCATATCATCCGTACCGTCGATGAATCCCGGCATCTGGATCAGCTGCGTGAGCCCGCGGTCATTATCGCCGCCAGTGGCATGGCGACCGGTGGACGAGTCTTGCACCATCTCAAGGCGCTGGCCCCCAACCCACGCAACAGCATTCTGTTCTCTGGTTTCCAGGCCGGCGGTACGCGCGGCGCCGACATCGTCGCCGGTGCGCGCAGTGTCCGCCTGCACGGTGAAGACGTGCCTATCCGGGCCCAGGTGCATGCGATGGATAATCTCTCTGCGCACGTCGATGCCGACGAGATCATGGAGTGGTTGCGCGGTTTCGCCCGCCCGCCACGCCAGACCTATGTCATCCATGGTGAGCCGCACGCCGCCGACACGTTGCGGCGGCGGATCAGCATCGAGCTCGGTTGGCAGGTGTACGTACCCGAGTACCACGAAACGGTTGCTATTGACCCAGTGCGCTAG
- a CDS encoding helix-turn-helix domain-containing protein, with the protein MTGLLKVTLLDQPAASSPATPIHLKPLTTLCTECRVSGLCLPTGLPVHDNSCLGALIGPRMRIRKGAALFNANDPLTTLYAVRCGSFKTSLNSAEGQGVVINFWMPGDVLGLDAIATEHHVCDAIALEDSEVCPVPYRRLQALARDFPVLQQSLNRLMSREIVREHERVLMLCNLTAEQRLASFLVGLSQRFVSRGYSAHGFMLRMSREDMASYLGLRLETVCRSVARMRALGIVSMRGRLVEILDLPALIALEQGGAEVSPKDTPKAPCSTR; encoded by the coding sequence ATGACTGGCCTACTGAAAGTGACCTTGCTCGACCAACCTGCAGCGTCGAGCCCGGCAACCCCGATTCACCTGAAACCGCTGACGACCCTGTGCACAGAGTGCCGTGTCAGCGGGCTGTGCCTGCCCACCGGTCTGCCCGTGCATGACAACAGTTGCCTGGGCGCACTGATCGGCCCGCGCATGCGTATTCGCAAAGGCGCCGCGCTGTTCAACGCCAACGATCCGCTGACGACGCTTTATGCCGTGCGCTGTGGCAGCTTCAAGACCAGCCTGAACAGCGCCGAAGGCCAGGGCGTGGTGATCAATTTCTGGATGCCGGGCGATGTACTTGGGCTCGACGCCATCGCCACCGAACATCACGTATGCGATGCCATTGCCCTGGAAGACAGCGAGGTGTGCCCTGTCCCCTATCGCCGGCTGCAGGCATTGGCGCGTGACTTTCCCGTCCTGCAGCAAAGCCTGAACCGTTTGATGAGCCGAGAAATCGTGCGTGAGCATGAGCGGGTGCTGATGCTGTGCAACCTCACCGCCGAACAGCGCCTGGCAAGCTTCCTGGTTGGGTTGTCACAGCGCTTCGTCAGCCGCGGCTACTCTGCCCACGGCTTCATGCTGCGCATGTCCCGGGAAGACATGGCTTCGTACCTGGGCCTGCGCCTGGAAACCGTGTGTCGCTCAGTCGCCCGCATGCGCGCGCTGGGCATCGTCAGCATGCGTGGCAGGCTTGTCGAGATACTCGATCTGCCAGCCTTGATAGCCCTTGAGCAAGGCGGCGCGGAAGTCAGCCCCAAGGACACCCCGAAGGCGCCATGCTCGACGCGGTAA
- a CDS encoding GNAT family N-acetyltransferase → MNRQQTEKPDACEHWIDKLSDGSAVLIRPLREEDRERDRRFLSTIAFEARRFRFIAGLSGGVPSLDAQHMPVDHHQCEAYVALVHADGQLRQIGVSRYASVPGSLQCECAVAVNEEWQRKGLGRLLMQHLIAAAKRNGFHCMISRDLANNYAMHRLTKTLGFTSRYLGGDVSEILHELDLHA, encoded by the coding sequence ATGAACAGGCAGCAGACTGAAAAGCCAGACGCGTGCGAGCATTGGATCGACAAGCTTTCTGATGGCTCTGCCGTACTGATCCGCCCCCTGCGCGAGGAAGACCGCGAAAGGGACCGCCGCTTTCTCAGCACGATCGCCTTCGAGGCCCGGCGTTTCCGCTTCATCGCCGGGCTCAGTGGCGGTGTGCCGAGCCTGGATGCGCAGCATATGCCGGTGGATCATCACCAGTGCGAAGCCTACGTTGCCCTGGTCCATGCAGATGGCCAGTTGCGCCAGATCGGGGTCAGCCGGTATGCCAGTGTTCCCGGCAGCCTCCAGTGCGAATGCGCGGTAGCCGTAAATGAAGAATGGCAACGCAAGGGGCTGGGCCGGCTGCTGATGCAGCACCTGATCGCGGCCGCGAAGCGCAATGGCTTCCACTGCATGATCTCCAGGGACCTGGCGAACAACTACGCCATGCACCGGCTGACCAAGACCCTGGGGTTCACCTCCCGCTACCTGGGTGGCGATGTCAGCGAAATCCTTCACGAGCTCGATCTTCACGCCTGA
- a CDS encoding mechanosensitive ion channel family protein: MKRLYCLLLILFTLQPMAGHGIEVAGSATDGVPGEPAELTIANRSIFIFHATLLGETPAARVQRATAVIEEALRGTDELKVSVDPILNSHLVLLGGRRAFIIAPQDLGLAGGDTREAAEQAAAMLRLVVDETGQARSLRFLLKAAGYSALATLIYVVLIKGTNLARRKLQGLLPQLMRERARQIRLGQMPLLDMQLVYTVIERLLRLLHWGVVLLLSYQWLSFVLSQFPYTRPWGESLNVHLIDLLRYLLDGILQAIPGIAVAIIIFFIARGISGFSRRLLERMARPGTLKWLTEETLQPTTRLTSLAIWLFALVMAYPYLPGSGTDAFKGLSVLLGLMISLGASSIVGQAAAGLILTYSRTLKAGEYVRVGDHEGTVTEVGMFNTTIRTGLGEVLTLPNSMITGSVTRNFSRVVQGQGYIVDTVVTIGYDTPWRQVEAMLVEAAKRTDGILEKPRPQVFQTGLSDFYPEYRLVAQAVPSEPRPRAELLSLLHGNIQDVFNEYGVQIMSPHYLGDPAQEKWVPHERWFTAPARKPEVGQPGE, translated from the coding sequence ATGAAGCGCCTTTATTGCCTGCTGTTGATTCTTTTCACCCTGCAGCCCATGGCCGGGCACGGTATCGAGGTTGCAGGCAGTGCCACAGATGGCGTGCCCGGTGAGCCGGCCGAGCTGACCATCGCCAATCGCAGCATCTTCATCTTCCACGCCACCTTGCTGGGGGAAACGCCGGCGGCGCGGGTGCAACGGGCCACAGCCGTGATCGAAGAGGCCTTGCGCGGGACTGATGAGCTGAAGGTCAGCGTCGACCCCATCCTGAATAGCCACCTGGTGCTATTGGGAGGGCGGCGTGCCTTCATCATTGCGCCGCAGGACCTGGGCCTGGCCGGTGGCGACACTCGCGAAGCCGCCGAGCAGGCAGCCGCTATGCTGCGCCTGGTGGTCGACGAGACCGGTCAGGCCCGCAGCCTGCGCTTTCTGCTCAAGGCAGCAGGCTACTCGGCGCTGGCCACGTTGATCTACGTGGTGCTCATCAAGGGCACCAACCTGGCTCGGCGCAAGCTCCAAGGCCTGTTGCCGCAGCTGATGCGCGAGCGCGCCCGGCAGATACGGCTCGGGCAGATGCCGCTGTTGGACATGCAGCTGGTCTACACCGTGATCGAACGCCTGTTGCGGCTGCTGCACTGGGGCGTAGTACTGTTGCTGAGCTACCAGTGGCTGAGCTTCGTGCTGTCGCAATTCCCCTACACCCGGCCTTGGGGGGAAAGCCTCAACGTCCACTTGATCGACCTGTTACGTTATCTGCTCGACGGCATTTTGCAGGCAATTCCCGGCATCGCCGTGGCTATCATCATTTTTTTCATCGCCCGCGGTATCAGTGGCTTCAGTCGGCGCCTGCTGGAGCGCATGGCTCGGCCGGGCACCCTCAAGTGGCTGACCGAGGAAACCCTGCAGCCAACCACACGCCTGACCTCACTTGCCATCTGGCTGTTCGCCCTGGTGATGGCGTACCCGTACCTGCCGGGTTCCGGCACCGACGCCTTCAAGGGGCTGTCGGTGCTGCTCGGGCTGATGATTTCTCTCGGCGCCTCCAGCATTGTCGGGCAGGCGGCAGCGGGCCTGATCCTGACCTATTCACGCACCTTGAAGGCTGGCGAGTATGTGCGGGTAGGTGACCACGAGGGCACGGTGACCGAAGTCGGCATGTTCAACACCACGATCCGCACTGGACTGGGCGAAGTGTTGACCTTGCCCAACTCGATGATCACCGGCTCGGTGACACGCAATTTTTCACGTGTTGTACAGGGGCAGGGCTACATCGTCGATACTGTGGTCACCATCGGTTACGACACGCCGTGGCGCCAAGTGGAGGCGATGCTGGTGGAGGCGGCCAAGCGTACCGACGGCATACTGGAAAAACCCAGGCCGCAGGTGTTTCAGACCGGGCTTTCGGATTTCTACCCCGAGTATCGCCTGGTGGCGCAGGCGGTGCCGAGTGAGCCACGGCCACGGGCAGAACTGCTGAGCCTGTTGCACGGCAACATTCAGGATGTGTTCAACGAGTACGGGGTGCAGATCATGTCGCCGCATTACCTGGGCGACCCCGCGCAGGAAAAGTGGGTGCCGCACGAGCGCTGGTTCACGGCACCTGCGCGGAAACCTGAGGTTGGCCAGCCGGGGGAATAG
- a CDS encoding SDR family oxidoreductase, with the protein MIDQATGMKPGERYRVENVERAHQFPGFFQDGKYYLGPELLTAVGWIEGTRFIYDSVDAEGEPVFPNREAGTIEGLRLTLVDGTALELSRIEASETIAPLDDHKKSGTEQEAPRGGVPSRGPLRGKVVVITGASSGIGRAAAHAFACKGARLVLAARDEEALFDVLDECTDCGTDAIAITTDVTRNDQVQALAAQAAEFGHGRIDIWINNAGVGAVGNFEETPLEAHEQVIQTDLMGYLRGAFVALPLFKAQGSGILINTLSLGSWVAQPYAAAYSASKFGLRGLTEALRGELTEFPDIHVCDIYPAVMDTPGFRDGGNYTGHALTPPGPVYDPELVAKAMVACAISPRAHTTVGATARLAHLASYLVPGLPLLSGWLTRRGINRSPKAETSSGNLFEPPSGRRSIDGGWRKSKDKTPLLIGAAALGMIVGFAITHSRRRS; encoded by the coding sequence ATGATCGATCAAGCGACAGGTATGAAACCAGGTGAACGCTATCGCGTGGAAAACGTGGAGCGGGCTCATCAGTTCCCTGGCTTCTTTCAAGACGGGAAGTATTATCTCGGCCCTGAGCTTTTGACCGCCGTGGGGTGGATCGAAGGCACGCGCTTCATCTACGACAGCGTGGATGCCGAGGGTGAACCCGTGTTTCCGAACCGGGAGGCTGGCACGATTGAAGGGCTGAGGTTGACCCTGGTCGATGGCACCGCTCTTGAGCTTTCTCGGATCGAGGCCAGCGAAACGATCGCGCCACTTGACGACCACAAGAAATCTGGCACAGAACAGGAAGCGCCCCGCGGGGGCGTTCCGAGCAGAGGGCCACTGCGCGGCAAAGTCGTGGTGATCACTGGCGCTTCCAGCGGTATCGGCCGTGCCGCCGCGCACGCATTTGCCTGCAAGGGCGCTCGCCTGGTGCTCGCTGCGCGCGACGAAGAGGCGTTGTTCGACGTGCTGGATGAATGCACCGACTGCGGTACCGATGCCATCGCGATCACGACCGACGTCACCCGCAACGACCAGGTGCAAGCGCTGGCCGCACAGGCAGCAGAATTCGGCCACGGGCGAATCGATATCTGGATCAACAACGCCGGCGTCGGGGCGGTCGGCAATTTCGAGGAAACACCGCTGGAGGCCCACGAGCAGGTCATTCAGACCGACCTGATGGGTTACCTGCGCGGTGCGTTCGTAGCCCTCCCCCTCTTCAAAGCCCAGGGCAGCGGCATCCTGATCAATACACTGTCACTGGGCAGCTGGGTGGCCCAACCCTATGCAGCCGCGTACTCTGCGAGCAAGTTCGGCTTGCGCGGCCTGACCGAGGCGCTGCGGGGGGAATTGACGGAGTTTCCCGATATCCACGTGTGCGATATCTATCCGGCCGTCATGGACACACCGGGCTTCCGAGACGGCGGCAACTACACAGGCCATGCGCTGACGCCTCCGGGCCCTGTATATGATCCCGAACTTGTGGCGAAGGCCATGGTGGCCTGCGCAATCTCACCACGCGCTCACACCACGGTCGGTGCCACGGCCCGCCTGGCGCATCTGGCCAGCTACCTGGTACCGGGCCTGCCTCTGTTATCGGGGTGGCTGACGCGTCGGGGGATAAACCGCAGCCCGAAAGCCGAAACATCATCAGGCAACCTCTTTGAGCCGCCGAGTGGCAGGAGGAGTATCGACGGGGGTTGGAGGAAGTCAAAAGACAAGACGCCTCTACTGATAGGCGCAGCGGCGCTTGGAATGATCGTGGGTTTTGCAATCACCCATTCACGACGCAGGAGCTGA
- a CDS encoding GNAT family N-acetyltransferase — protein MASADTSRQHTAPSFPKPAGEHWIEALDNGTHVLIRPLQAKDRERERAFIERLSPQSRHFRFLCQIKEPGEAMLDQLMAVDQDRQAAYVALAHVDGELQEVGISRYAAIAGKDECECAVTVLDSWQHHGLGRLLLKHLTDHARAKGLRQMYSIDSAANLAMRDLAKAAGFTTTTDPDDPAQVIHRLNLT, from the coding sequence ATGGCTTCTGCTGATACTTCCCGTCAACATACCGCGCCCTCGTTTCCCAAGCCTGCGGGCGAACATTGGATCGAAGCCCTCGACAATGGCACCCATGTACTGATCAGGCCGCTGCAAGCCAAGGACCGGGAGCGCGAGAGGGCCTTCATCGAACGGCTGTCACCGCAGTCGCGGCATTTTCGCTTCCTGTGCCAGATCAAAGAGCCCGGTGAGGCGATGCTCGACCAGTTGATGGCGGTCGACCAGGACCGACAAGCGGCTTATGTCGCCCTCGCCCATGTGGACGGCGAGCTGCAGGAGGTGGGCATATCGCGTTATGCCGCCATTGCCGGCAAGGATGAATGCGAATGCGCCGTGACAGTACTCGACAGCTGGCAGCACCATGGCCTGGGCCGCCTGCTGCTCAAGCACCTGACCGATCATGCCCGGGCAAAGGGCCTGCGGCAGATGTACTCGATCGACTCAGCCGCCAACCTGGCGATGCGCGACCTGGCCAAGGCGGCAGGATTCACCACCACTACCGATCCGGATGATCCGGCCCAGGTCATCCATCGCCTCAACCTGACCTGA
- a CDS encoding MgtC/SapB family protein: MLDAVNVSHGAVALGIGMLVGLERERKKGRNEDHAAAGLRTFAITALLGYVSMLLAGPVLVGVASLSLVLMLCMHYRKHADKDPEVTSEIALLLVLTLGALSLDEPELATAVGVVLTVLLALRRELHHFVLQQLSEEELRDGLMLLTVALVVLPLTPDRFMGPYGALNPRTICTLVVLLMTAGALGHIAMRLVGPRYGLPLSAIASGFASGTATIALLAHEARRQVTAVRPLAAAAVLSNLASIAQFALVLGIVDRHLLKPFVASIGLGTVGTVVYGTLLLAPWRSDQGTSTAHQGDGAFDLFTALIITVALTGNTLTKCILSLGSGGCSFGRYLVPGQLVILGAMWLGLLI; this comes from the coding sequence ATGCTCGACGCGGTAAATGTCAGCCACGGTGCCGTCGCGCTGGGCATCGGCATGTTGGTGGGGCTTGAGCGCGAGCGCAAGAAAGGCCGCAATGAAGATCATGCCGCTGCCGGCCTTAGGACCTTCGCCATCACCGCCCTGCTGGGCTACGTCAGCATGTTGCTGGCCGGGCCGGTACTGGTCGGGGTCGCCAGCCTGAGCCTGGTTCTGATGCTGTGCATGCATTACCGCAAACACGCCGACAAAGACCCCGAAGTCACCAGCGAAATCGCCCTGCTACTGGTGCTGACGCTGGGCGCACTGAGCCTTGACGAGCCAGAACTTGCCACGGCGGTCGGCGTGGTGCTGACCGTGCTGCTGGCACTGCGCCGCGAGCTGCACCATTTCGTGCTCCAGCAACTGAGCGAGGAAGAGCTGCGCGATGGTTTGATGCTGCTGACGGTAGCGCTGGTGGTGCTACCGTTGACACCGGACAGGTTCATGGGGCCGTATGGCGCACTCAACCCTCGCACCATCTGTACGCTGGTCGTCCTGCTGATGACCGCCGGTGCACTGGGGCATATCGCAATGCGTCTGGTGGGCCCACGCTACGGCTTGCCCCTGAGCGCGATCGCCTCAGGTTTCGCCTCCGGCACGGCAACCATTGCGCTGCTTGCCCATGAGGCACGTCGGCAAGTCACAGCCGTGAGGCCCTTGGCCGCCGCAGCCGTACTGTCGAACCTCGCCAGCATCGCGCAATTCGCCCTGGTGCTAGGCATCGTCGACCGACACCTGTTGAAGCCTTTCGTGGCCTCGATCGGGCTCGGTACCGTGGGTACGGTGGTTTACGGCACTTTGTTGCTTGCCCCCTGGCGTAGCGACCAAGGCACTTCAACAGCGCATCAGGGCGATGGTGCCTTCGATCTCTTCACAGCGCTGATCATCACCGTCGCCCTGACCGGCAACACCTTGACCAAATGCATTCTGTCCCTCGGTAGCGGCGGCTGCAGCTTCGGGAGATACCTTGTTCCCGGCCAACTGGTCATCCTCGGTGCAATGTGGCTGGGGCTTTTGATATGA
- a CDS encoding universal stress protein gives MGQYRQLLVLLTELDPHSAALRRALALAHVSGASVHVLGLFEPTQEHLLREERLNEADIQRQFDHYGLRLAGLVERHRGSGPALTVDTLQADDIRSQAIDYISELHPDMVIKDSEVTPTMMRLFSTPLDCALMRGLKGITHFVPEAAVSLPRRVLVAVDTSFSETPEDQASFNRRLIRAAQALALQCDAQLHLLSAYNLAGVFASDMNVTQAWIDEMRNALKEPFDTLADAEGVPADCRHFLEGGPVQVIREQVAVLDIDAVVMGVVQPKGLDKLLGDTTERIVSRPPCSVLAVHPQAAETLEP, from the coding sequence ATGGGTCAATATCGTCAACTGCTGGTGCTGCTCACCGAGCTCGATCCGCATTCGGCCGCGCTGCGCCGGGCCCTGGCCCTGGCGCATGTCAGTGGTGCCAGTGTGCATGTACTGGGCTTGTTCGAACCGACGCAGGAGCACCTGCTGCGCGAAGAGCGATTGAACGAGGCCGATATCCAGCGTCAGTTCGACCACTACGGTTTGCGGCTGGCGGGGTTGGTCGAGCGTCACCGTGGCAGCGGCCCCGCTTTGACGGTCGACACCTTGCAGGCAGATGACATCCGCAGCCAGGCCATCGACTACATCAGCGAACTGCACCCCGATATGGTCATCAAGGACAGCGAAGTGACGCCAACCATGATGCGCCTGTTCAGCACGCCCCTGGATTGCGCGTTGATGCGGGGCTTGAAGGGCATCACGCACTTCGTACCGGAGGCGGCGGTGTCGCTGCCCCGGCGCGTGCTGGTCGCCGTGGACACCTCCTTCAGCGAAACCCCCGAGGACCAGGCGTCCTTCAACCGCAGGCTGATTCGTGCAGCGCAGGCGCTGGCACTGCAATGCGATGCACAGCTGCACCTGCTCTCGGCCTACAACCTGGCGGGCGTGTTCGCCTCGGACATGAACGTTACCCAGGCGTGGATCGATGAGATGCGCAATGCCTTGAAGGAGCCGTTCGACACCTTGGCGGACGCCGAGGGGGTCCCGGCCGATTGCCGCCACTTCCTGGAAGGTGGCCCGGTTCAGGTGATTCGCGAGCAAGTCGCTGTGCTGGATATCGACGCGGTGGTCATGGGCGTCGTGCAGCCAAAGGGCCTGGACAAACTGCTCGGCGACACCACAGAACGCATCGTCAGCCGCCCGCCGTGCAGCGTCCTTGCGGTTCACCCTCAAGCGGCCGAAACCTTGGAGCCCTAG
- the hutH gene encoding histidine ammonia-lyase, protein MSFAERIIIADAPVRWQDVVAVARHGAKLELAPSAWARIENAQAIVQRIVSSGDRAYGVNTGLGALCNVSLQDEQLSQLSHNTLLSHACGVGTALSDEQTRAIMCAAIINFCQGRSGLQRKVVEALLTLLNQHITPQVPKQGSVGYLTHMAHISITLLGVGQVSYRGQIMPAQQALAEVGLAPVKLGAKDGLCLVNGTPCMTGLSCLSLDDATRLSQWADVISAMSFEALRGQLDAFDPEIIAMKPHPGMQRVGSNLRRLLDGSEIIASSQGIRTQDALSIRSIPQVHGAARDQLDHAARQIETELNSTTDNPMLLGTPESYRVVSQANPHGQSVAMAADLLAIAVAEIGAIAERRLDRLINPLVSGLPAFLVSQPGVNSGMMIVQYVAASLCAENRQLAQPAVVDNYVTSGLQEDHLSMGTNAGLKLHRALENCTQILAIEYLLAAQAFEFLKEQRFGAGTSVAWRLLRERVPAYAQDRWLAPDIASSASILKDPGLLGAAFPELL, encoded by the coding sequence ATGTCGTTTGCCGAAAGAATCATCATCGCCGACGCGCCAGTGCGTTGGCAGGACGTGGTGGCAGTGGCCCGGCATGGCGCGAAGCTTGAGCTGGCCCCATCGGCCTGGGCCCGGATCGAGAACGCCCAGGCGATTGTCCAGCGCATCGTTTCCAGCGGTGACCGCGCCTATGGCGTCAACACCGGGCTTGGCGCCTTGTGCAATGTCTCGTTGCAGGATGAACAACTCAGCCAGCTGTCGCACAACACCTTGCTCAGCCATGCCTGTGGCGTGGGTACGGCGCTGTCGGACGAACAGACCCGGGCGATCATGTGCGCGGCGATCATCAATTTCTGCCAGGGCCGTTCCGGCCTGCAGCGCAAGGTGGTCGAGGCGCTGCTGACCTTGCTCAACCAGCACATCACGCCGCAGGTGCCGAAGCAGGGGTCGGTGGGGTACCTGACCCACATGGCGCATATCAGCATCACCTTGCTGGGCGTCGGCCAGGTCAGCTATCGCGGCCAGATCATGCCGGCGCAGCAGGCCTTGGCCGAGGTCGGCCTGGCGCCGGTCAAACTGGGTGCCAAGGATGGCCTGTGCCTGGTCAACGGTACCCCTTGCATGACCGGCCTTAGCTGCCTGTCCCTGGACGACGCCACTCGGTTGAGCCAATGGGCGGATGTCATCAGTGCCATGAGCTTCGAGGCCCTGCGCGGCCAGCTCGATGCCTTCGACCCTGAAATCATCGCGATGAAACCGCACCCCGGCATGCAGCGCGTGGGCAGTAACCTGCGACGCCTGCTCGACGGCAGCGAAATCATTGCCAGCAGCCAAGGCATACGCACCCAGGACGCCTTGAGCATTCGCTCGATTCCGCAGGTTCATGGCGCCGCCCGCGATCAGCTAGACCACGCTGCGCGGCAGATCGAAACCGAACTCAACTCCACCACGGACAACCCGATGCTGCTGGGTACGCCCGAGTCGTATCGGGTGGTTTCCCAGGCGAATCCGCACGGCCAGTCGGTGGCCATGGCGGCTGACTTGCTGGCCATCGCGGTGGCCGAGATCGGGGCGATTGCCGAGCGTCGTCTCGATCGCCTGATCAACCCGTTGGTCAGCGGATTGCCGGCTTTCCTGGTCAGCCAGCCGGGAGTTAATTCGGGGATGATGATTGTCCAGTACGTGGCTGCTTCACTGTGTGCAGAAAACCGTCAGCTGGCACAACCGGCAGTCGTCGACAACTACGTCACTTCCGGCCTGCAGGAGGACCATCTGAGCATGGGCACCAATGCCGGGTTGAAGCTGCACCGCGCCCTGGAGAACTGCACGCAGATCCTCGCCATCGAATACCTGCTGGCGGCCCAGGCATTCGAGTTCCTCAAGGAGCAGCGCTTTGGCGCGGGTACCAGCGTTGCCTGGCGGTTGTTGCGCGAACGGGTCCCGGCGTATGCCCAGGACCGTTGGCTGGCCCCGGATATCGCCAGCAGCGCATCGATCCTGAAGGATCCGGGCCTGCTTGGCGCTGCATTCCCCGAGCTGTTATGA
- a CDS encoding universal stress protein, whose protein sequence is MDNPQRLLLIASPLMRRTPVYDRAAALAKAKGMALHIVAFDYLEGLATAGLVNDQTLAVMREGYVQQHREWLETQALSMRRNGVTVTTEVVWVQHPLDEILVHLREQPFAMLIKAFEHEPWWARAMFTSLDIQLLRETRIPLHLVHQASHALPRKILAAVDLSRPEDQFEGFNDQIISEALKLALQCNAQIELLYAYDLGSMYLDSGGSREHSFLFDSNLAQTLHEAQSEAFQALAERNGIAAEHRHLRLGDPAKVLALFMENNDIDVLVMGSYHHRGIGWFIGSTAERVLHRLSSSVLVISPEHSQG, encoded by the coding sequence ATGGACAACCCGCAAAGACTCTTGCTGATCGCCTCGCCCCTGATGCGGCGCACCCCGGTCTACGACCGTGCGGCTGCGCTGGCCAAGGCCAAGGGCATGGCCCTGCATATCGTTGCTTTCGACTATCTCGAAGGCCTTGCCACGGCGGGCCTGGTCAACGACCAGACACTGGCTGTGATGCGTGAAGGTTATGTACAGCAACACCGTGAATGGCTGGAAACCCAAGCGCTTTCGATGCGCCGTAACGGGGTCACGGTCACCACCGAAGTGGTATGGGTGCAGCATCCGCTGGACGAGATCCTCGTCCACCTGCGCGAGCAGCCGTTCGCCATGCTGATCAAAGCCTTCGAGCATGAACCCTGGTGGGCGCGGGCGATGTTCACCTCGCTCGACATTCAGTTGCTGCGGGAAACCCGCATCCCCCTGCACCTGGTGCATCAGGCCAGCCACGCGCTGCCGCGCAAGATTCTGGCTGCCGTGGACCTGTCCCGCCCCGAGGACCAGTTTGAGGGGTTCAATGACCAGATCATCAGTGAAGCGCTGAAACTGGCATTACAGTGCAACGCCCAGATCGAACTGCTATATGCCTACGACCTGGGGTCCATGTACCTGGACTCAGGCGGCAGCCGCGAGCATTCGTTTCTGTTCGACTCCAACCTCGCCCAGACGCTGCACGAGGCGCAAAGCGAGGCATTCCAGGCACTGGCCGAACGTAACGGTATCGCCGCCGAACACCGCCACCTGCGGCTGGGAGACCCGGCCAAGGTGCTGGCGCTGTTCATGGAGAACAATGATATCGATGTGCTGGTCATGGGCAGTTACCACCATCGCGGCATTGGCTGGTTCATCGGTAGCACTGCGGAGCGGGTATTGCATCGGTTGTCCAGCAGCGTGCTGGTGATATCACCAGAGCATTCCCAAGGCTGA